A stretch of DNA from Chanos chanos chromosome 11, fChaCha1.1, whole genome shotgun sequence:
TTAAAACCACAACGCACAGAGACACGCTTGCTTTGCACCTCAGCCTCAACTTTCTGACGGCAGGGTTTTCCCCCCAACTCGGTCTGGGCCAATCTACCTTTTCAATAACTTTTTGGTTAGTCTCTAAGACGTACAGTCCAGTAAATGTCAAAACGTCTCTGTAGCACAATGTCGGAACTTTTATGAGTCTCCAAACTGTCTACCGACTGTTTTTACGCGACCTAGAGGAGGTTGCCAGTAGCAACTAAAAGCCCGACGGCTCTAATTTGTTCTCGCAAATCCAGGCTGGAGGGGTGACGATTAAATACTAGAATTAAGTGTTTCATATTGTGCAACACATATAGGCCTACCTCGTAGATTATTTCTATTTCCTGTAGTACTAAAACAAGAGAAACACGTTATCTTTTATGGCAAAACATGGTACCATTCAGCGTCGAGATATTCAATTGAAAACATGCAATGAAACGCGACGTGCCGGCTTATTTAATTTAGCAGTTGTTTGAGGGGGGTATTGGCTTACtctctacattttaaaatgttctttaatgTCCAGTAAACCACAGGAGTAACGTCTTGTTTCTCTCACAGTTACAGTTGCTCCGCTGAATCCTACTGGATTTGTCTGGGCACGCTCAGCGAACTTGACTCTGAATGGGCTTACGTTTTTCGGTGCCCCCAGCGAACTCGGAGTCTTggattttttgttgtgttgctATGCGGCTCACTTCTAACAAACAGCTACGAAAATGCAAGCGCATCAGATGCTGTGAGGTCTGAGACGTACATTTTGGATACAAATCAGAAAGCCTGAATCTGGCCACACTCATATAATTAGTGTTTTGGCGTCTTGCCAGAATGCCTCTCTCTACCTTGCATGGGTATCAAGCACCATATCATGAATCTACTCCTTCGTACTCATTCGCACTTTCTACTCCAAGTCATGAATTATGATAAATAACTACAATTTATGGCCACTCAGGTTatactgcacccccccccccccccccccccaaaaaaaaaatagtggatTTACGTTTCTTAATATACGAAGTGATAATTACAACAACGGACTACAGTCGAATTCAGATATTGATGAAGAGTAGTCGATTTCTAAAATTTTTAGAACATTATTTTGGATGTCGTTATGGGCTAGGCCTATATAAATGGTGAGAGAGGAAGTAGGCTACAGTTATTGTGCAGACATAAACGGAACAAATCAGAACAAATCGATCAGAAATTAACCAGGGACTGAAAGTTCTGTACGAGTCACTGACGGGCCCTGGCACGGTGTCAGGTTGCCACTGGTTTTTAATTATGGTAGTCCTCCTGGGAGGTGGCATTGTTTCAGAAACATCAAGCTACAAAGTGACTTTAAGTAGGAGCTGTCCCATGGTAACCTGGCAACAAAGCCCAACAGACCTGCCGATACGGGCTAAACAACTTGCCTACGTTAGCgagctttaaataaataaataaattataaagtTAAAAACTCAAATGGCAGCGATAAGTCTATGGACAATAATTAGCCTACAGATCAACAAGGAAAACCAAAGTGTACAGTGGATTaaaatttttcacattttttagaCCGATGTAGTACACGCTTTCCGTTCTtaatggatttatttatttatttattttgggtaGGGTTTGTAAGTGAAACGACAGGAATCCAAAGGGGAGTCCCTGGGTGTCACCTAAATCTGAAATGGAAATACACGGCATTTAGGCTATTAGCTAAAATAAGTTGCAGACATCCAGTGGCTAAAATACACTTCGCTACAGACATTTTAATATAGGCTTATctaatattcagtctgtaaatCTGCATTGCTACTTGCTCTTGacttttaaaaaagtgaaaaaaaaagttaattaatCAATTACAACCACTGACGCAAATTCTTTTTGGCGTATGCTGATTTAGTGACGTAGACACACTTCCTCTTGGGAAGCACGTGAAGCTGCCGGCTAAATTTATTTGGTGGCCCAGATGCACACAATATGACCTCTGTCAATGTTCGTATGTTCAGCTTACTCTTAAGTGCAGAGATGTAGGCCTATGAACAACCACACGCTTCTTAAACACTGAATGTACCCGAAATGCCAAAAATAATCGCATGTACAATCTTATTCCAATCATTAGTTTTTAGTAAGAGATTAAAGTGCACACGGTCAAGGTAAAAACGGCTTCAGAAGTTCAGTCACTAGAGCTGAGTTACTggacacatattttttttctttaatttgggGTAGTTCTGAGATGATTTACCTttaacaagaaaataaaatcaaacgaTAGGAGATGTAGCCTATATGTTCGTTAATTCATCCAAGTTATGCAACTTTGTCGCTTTTAAAATATTCCAAGCGTAATGTAAGAGAAACTGATTGATCGCTTAATCCATCGTCATGTGAATTAAGTCATTCTTATGagtcaaaattttaaaaacatgcttGCAGGACGGCCCGGGGAAACTTGAATTTGTCCTTTAAACGTCCCCAAAATCATGTGTGAGCCTGTCTTTAATGAACATGGCGTAAAGAGTGACCCTTAACCTGGGATATTTATTTAGTCTTGACTTTCTGTTCGGTCAGACGTGTATCCATCATCCCCGCCTCTCGCGATAGACACTCGGGATATATTAGGAGCGAAGAAGACTCCTCGTTCATTTGAAGGGGCGTTGGATTTCCTTGAGGATCTTTTGGTGGTGACAGGGGCATTTGAAGTTTGAGCAAAAGGCAAGAGGAATCATGGCGGACGCTGCGATTAGTTTTATGAAGGATTTCTTGGCCGGCGGTATTGCTGCTGCCATCTCCAAGACAGCCGTCGCTCCCATTGAGAGAGTCAAACTGCTGCTGCAGGTAAGTTGGCCCTCAACTTATTACGAGTTTATAAACGTCTAATTACCCATGTGTAATCCATGCCCTCAAATGGGATATTGCTCGATACAGGATATGGCATACTTTATTCCGATTTATACCTTAGGTTTCTAAACTGTATAGCCAACATAGCGACCCAATTAGGCTGATTTGGCGAGCGCATGCAAATAACACGCAAGGTTGCGGGACTGTGCGTGAAGTGTGTTCGCTGTCCGAGGTGCTGCTGTTATAAAGGTTCCGTTTTTTATCtaatattcacaaaaaaaaaagaagaaagaaagaaatttgacgcagttttttttttatgatttatttttcgTCTTTTTCttctataaataaatatcaatgGGAGGGGGGTTGACAGTCACTTAGGGCACTGCCGTTACCATATCCGTCAATTTCTGCTTTACACAATTTATGCCGCATATCTTTATCTTAAATCCACCTCGCCTGAAAAAAGGACACGTTTATAACGGGCAAAAACGAGTTTGTAAAGAGCGGCGACATTTGGTGTAAGTTTGTGTCTAAAAATAGCTGAGTGCCTGCAACTCAATACTCACACCCCGCGTACAAGTGAAGTGTAGTACCAAGTGCAGTCACTGCACGTGGATCCTGTAATCCCACAATTAAACGAAATCGACGGTCCATGACTGCAAAAATATTTAACGAATCCGAAAAAAATAGTtgacaaacaaaccacacaggCCTAGGCCTAAGTGTAAACAGGATCATACACTGCATAATACTTCATGGAGGCGACTGATCAGTTCATTCGGTTACTGTAAATGTCCTCCTCACTGAAATTTAAACATGTAATTCaaactcttgttttgttttgtgtgctaTAGGTCCAGCATGCCAGCAAACAGATCACAGCTGAGACGCAGTACAAAGGGATCATGGACTGTGTTATGAGGATTCCCAAAGAGCAAGGTGTTATCTCCTTCTGGAGAGGCAATCTGGCCAACGTCATCCGTTACTTCCCCACCCAGGCCCTCAACTTCGCCTTCAAAGACAAGTACAAGCAGATTTTCCTCGGTGGTGTAGACAAGCATAAACAGTTCTGGCGTTACTTCGCCGGTAACTTGGCTTCCGGCGGCGCTGCCGGTGCTACTTCCCTTTGCTTCGTGTACCCACTTGACTTCGCCAGAACCAGGCTTGCCGCCGACATTGGCAAAGGCCCCGCTGAGAGAGAGTTCACCGGCCTGGGCAACTGCCTTGCCAAAATCTTCAAGTCTGACGGTTTCAGGGGTCTTTACCTGGGCTTCAATGTGTCCGTTCAGGGAATTATCATCTACAGAGCCGCATACTTCGGCATTTATGATACAGCTAAAGGTAAGCCGCACGAGAGCACGAGTAAATAGGCTACTGATAACTAAAAATTAACGGACATAACACTACAAACCGTCCCTCGCTCTTTTATCAATTCAAGTAATTATCAACTACTTTAAACAGAAAAACGTTCTAGTTCTAGTTCTAGTTTCTTTTACTTGTTCTTTTACGTTTGTTTACTTGTCCCTTTTCAGGCATGCTGCCAGATcctaagcacacacacattgtcgTTAGCTGGATGATCGCTCAAACCGTCACAGCTGTGGCCGGTATCATTTCCTATCCCTTCGACACCGTCAGACGTCGTATGATGATGCAGTCAGGTCGCAAAGGAGGTGAGCATTGATTGGATACGTGTATGCTTGGTATATctcatttcttttccctccctccctctctctctctctctctctcagttacatTACGGTTTACCATAATCCAAAACAAAATTCCAAATACCGTCATCATCCGGACTCAACGTGTTTCATGCACCTGCTTACGTATAACGCGAAAAGAACTTCGTCACGTTGAAGTTCAACCCATATTTATCATGACCCCGTTTATTTACTTTGTTCGTGTGTTTGTTCAACAGCCGACATCATGTACAAGGGCACAGTGGACTGCTGGAAGAAGATCGCCAAGGATGAGGGTGGCAGAGCCTTCTTTAAGGGCGCCTGGTCCAACGTGCTGAGAGGAATGGGCGGTGCCTTTGTGTTGGTCTTGTATGACGAGATTAAGAAGTACACATAAACATTCTAAACGGCCGTCCCACCTCGAAGGAAACCCCGCCCCCTTTGAACACTGTGTGTCTTAATTGTGTAATAGGTTGTTAACAACTTGAGTGGAGTATGGGgtagatgtgtgtttaaataagCTGGCCCCCCACCTGCATCGGAGAAAGCACAGGGTTGTTCCCTAAACCACTTCTAGGGTCACTTAAGTgagttctcctctgtctgtgtacatatttatatataaatataagtaTATAACATACCACCAAGCCCATATGCTGATCTTAGCACGTCAGTGTAGCATTACTTTCAGTCTGGTCAGATTGGAAGAGGCTGTTTagttcttttatttattgatttatttttttttcttttcaagcgAAACCTTTCCTCTGTGCGGGACTGTCTGAATTCTCCGCAGTAGGCCCTGTCTCCGTTAGCTAGCTGAACACATTTATGTCCCTGCTGCAAAGTGCCTTTACGTTGAAGTTCGACTGTTCTTGTGGTTTCCCCCCCCCACTTGATACATGTTCTTTTACAAAGAATAAAACCCTAAAACAAATACCCTGGAGTCTCTGGTGACACTCGTCCTTTCCTGTTGTTATGTCTGAGTTACGtcagagtattttttttttttttttatctgacctCTCGGAGGCCACACACCTCTGCTGTAATGATGACATACCAGTCTCATTAAGCTGTCCAAACCAGTCATTAAATGGCTAAAACCATCAGTCACTAATgaagcaacacaacacaatgttGTTGGT
This window harbors:
- the slc25a4 gene encoding ADP/ATP translocase 1, which codes for MADAAISFMKDFLAGGIAAAISKTAVAPIERVKLLLQVQHASKQITAETQYKGIMDCVMRIPKEQGVISFWRGNLANVIRYFPTQALNFAFKDKYKQIFLGGVDKHKQFWRYFAGNLASGGAAGATSLCFVYPLDFARTRLAADIGKGPAEREFTGLGNCLAKIFKSDGFRGLYLGFNVSVQGIIIYRAAYFGIYDTAKGMLPDPKHTHIVVSWMIAQTVTAVAGIISYPFDTVRRRMMMQSGRKGADIMYKGTVDCWKKIAKDEGGRAFFKGAWSNVLRGMGGAFVLVLYDEIKKYT